One region of candidate division KSB1 bacterium genomic DNA includes:
- a CDS encoding HEPN domain-containing protein — protein sequence MLEQKVLDLSEHRFQKAKSLLKQAEFLLNNQMYDGSINRSYYAIFNAIRSLLSLIKLDSKKHSGTLTLFDQYFVKTNIFDKRFSEIAHTAFDSRQDFDYDDFVIPSEKEALPQFQNAQQLIAEVEFKRTQLINGDLNLPETS from the coding sequence ATGTTAGAACAAAAAGTGCTTGATTTGTCAGAGCATCGTTTTCAAAAAGCGAAAAGCTTATTGAAGCAAGCAGAATTTCTCTTGAATAATCAGATGTATGATGGCAGTATCAATCGCTCTTATTACGCCATTTTCAATGCTATTCGTTCATTGTTGAGTTTGATCAAGCTCGATAGCAAGAAACACTCCGGCACCTTAACGTTGTTTGACCAATACTTTGTCAAGACGAACATTTTCGATAAACGCTTCAGTGAAATTGCCCATACCGCATTTGACTCGAGGCAGGATTTTGATTACGATGATTTTGTTATCCCCTCTGAGAAAGAAGCTCTTCCTCAATTTCAAAATGCTCAACAATTGATTGCTGAAGTAGAATTCAAAAGAACCCAGTTGATCAATGGGGATTTAAACTTGCCGGAAACATCTTAA
- a CDS encoding nucleotidyltransferase domain-containing protein: protein MNPVVEKIIKSFSDETKMILRDNLVAEYLFGSLARNEAEKDSDIDILIIVKQFDYQLRKELSKLSSNYSLKHGVCISPVIKDLKIWQQNEFYQTLFYQEIQRDSVRLC, encoded by the coding sequence ATGAATCCGGTGGTTGAAAAAATCATCAAAAGCTTCTCCGATGAAACCAAAATGATATTGCGCGACAATCTGGTTGCGGAATACTTATTTGGCTCCTTGGCGCGCAACGAGGCTGAGAAAGATTCTGACATTGACATTCTCATCATTGTTAAGCAGTTCGATTATCAACTGCGAAAAGAATTGAGCAAGCTTTCTTCGAATTATTCCTTAAAGCATGGCGTTTGTATTTCACCCGTCATCAAAGATTTAAAAATTTGGCAACAGAATGAGTTCTATCAAACCTTGTTTTATCAGGAAATTCAACGTGATAGTGTGCGATTATGTTAG